One Etheostoma spectabile isolate EspeVRDwgs_2016 chromosome 12, UIUC_Espe_1.0, whole genome shotgun sequence genomic window carries:
- the LOC116699440 gene encoding uncharacterized protein KIAA1143 homolog, which yields MNKNKASGVSWVKPAEPSFLKKFKEDVGYKEGPTVDTKRQVMPTLDDSGSDREDELPQVVVLKEGHLNAEEVKKIKDEIHTGGGAEKDDEPPSDGKILFKKPAKRSSSEKFQGITATSSKKKKSDGGEEEGEERKSGKKVKNNSLLSFGGDEEEED from the exons atgaacaaaaacaaggccAGTGGCGTGTCATGGGTGAAACCAGCGGAACCGTCCTTTCTGAAGAAGTTTAAAGAAGATGTTGGTTATAAAGAAGGACCCACTGTTGATACTAAG CGCCAGGTGATGCCAACCCTCGATGACAGCGGGAGTGATCGAGAGGATGAGTTACCCCAAGTTGTGGTTTTAAAAGAAGGACACCTGAACGCAGAGGAGGTTAAGAAGATCAAGGACGAAATACATACTGGTGGTGGCGCAGAGAAAG ACGATGAACCCCCTTCTGATGGTAAAATCCTGTTCAAGAAACCAGCCAAGCGCTCCTCCTCAGAAAAATTCCAGGGCATCACTGCCACCTCcagcaaaaagaagaagagtgatggaggagaggaggagggggaagagagaaagtctggaaagaaagtaaaaaataatagcCTTCTGTCATTTGGAggggatgaagaagaggaggactAA